A section of the Pseudanabaena mucicola str. Chao 1806 genome encodes:
- the sat gene encoding sulfate adenylyltransferase: MVRQLKSIAPHGGQLIDRSASEAQKQVFYSKADHLPRVQLTERALSDLELIAIGGFSPLTGFLGKADYESVVMNMRLANGLPWSIPITLPVTSTVADSLTIGSLVRLDDPNGIFIGVLELSEKYKYDKLKEALHVYRTNEDRHPGVKVVYNQGEVYLAGDVWLLERRPHPLFPTYQIDPTESRELFAQKGWKTIVGFQTRNPIHRAHEYIQKCALEIVDGLFLHPLVGATKSDDVPADVRMRCYEIMLEHYFPLDRVTLAINPAAMRYAGPREAIFHALIRKNYGCTHFIVGRDHAGVGDYYGTYDAQYIFDEFEAGELGIIPLMFEHAFYCKRTGGMATTKTSASLPEERVHLSGTKVREMLRRGECPPPEFSRPEVAAELAKVMHKMAIEEASTGFEI, from the coding sequence ATGGTTCGACAACTCAAAAGCATTGCACCGCATGGTGGTCAATTAATCGATCGCAGCGCATCAGAAGCGCAAAAACAAGTTTTTTATAGCAAAGCTGACCACTTGCCCCGTGTGCAACTAACTGAGCGTGCACTCTCCGATTTAGAACTAATTGCGATCGGTGGTTTTAGTCCCCTCACAGGTTTTTTGGGGAAAGCCGACTATGAGTCTGTAGTGATGAATATGCGTCTTGCTAATGGTTTGCCTTGGTCTATACCAATTACTTTACCTGTTACCTCCACCGTTGCTGACAGCTTGACTATTGGAAGCTTGGTGCGTCTTGATGATCCCAATGGTATTTTTATTGGCGTACTCGAATTAAGCGAAAAATATAAGTACGACAAGCTCAAGGAAGCCCTTCATGTTTACCGCACCAATGAAGATCGCCATCCAGGGGTAAAGGTTGTTTATAATCAAGGTGAAGTTTATCTCGCTGGTGATGTGTGGCTACTAGAGCGTCGCCCCCATCCTCTTTTCCCAACCTATCAAATTGACCCAACTGAGTCCCGCGAACTATTTGCTCAGAAGGGTTGGAAGACTATAGTTGGTTTCCAGACCCGTAACCCTATTCACCGTGCCCATGAATACATTCAGAAATGTGCGCTGGAAATCGTTGATGGTTTGTTCCTACATCCTCTAGTCGGCGCAACCAAAAGCGATGACGTACCTGCTGATGTGCGGATGCGTTGCTATGAAATCATGCTGGAACATTACTTCCCCCTAGATCGTGTCACCTTAGCAATCAACCCTGCGGCGATGCGCTATGCGGGTCCCCGTGAAGCGATTTTCCATGCATTGATTCGTAAGAACTACGGCTGTACACATTTTATCGTCGGGCGCGATCATGCGGGTGTCGGCGATTATTATGGAACCTATGACGCACAATATATTTTCGATGAGTTTGAAGCTGGCGAATTAGGCATTATTCCGCTAATGTTTGAACATGCTTTCTATTGCAAACGAACTGGCGGCATGGCTACGACTAAAACTAGTGCTAGCTTACCCGAAGAGCGAGTCCATCTATCAGGTACAAAAGTCCGCGAGATGCTCCGTCGTGGAGAATGTCCTCCTCCTGAGTTCTCGCGTCCTGAAGTGGCGGCGGAGTTGGCGAAAGTGATGCACAAAATGGCGATCGAGGAAGCTTCTACAGGCTTTGAAATCTAA
- the hypE gene encoding hydrogenase expression/formation protein HypE, whose protein sequence is MTLEQISCPIAFQQYPQILLAHGGGGRLTHQLIAEIFAVAFEMGDRAQQDAATIALTKQKLAFTTDSYVVQPLFFAGGDIGTLAVNGTVNDLAMVGAKPLYLSAGFILEEGLPMETLWRVVQSMRQAAAIAGVQIVTGDTKVVDRGKGDGLFINTSGIGVIATDLEIAPHAIREGDVILLNGDIGRHGIAIMAAREGLAFETEIQSDCMALADMVMALIEGGVEIHAMRDLTRGGLATALNELASTANLHINIEESEIAVQENVRAVCEILGLDPLYVANEGRFVAFVPESEVEKVIAIARNFPEREGQMRVIGRVSDRSKPLVSMRGQIGVSRILTMLSGEQLPRIC, encoded by the coding sequence ATGACTCTAGAACAAATATCTTGCCCGATCGCTTTTCAGCAATATCCGCAAATTCTATTGGCGCATGGAGGTGGTGGGAGATTAACTCATCAACTGATTGCGGAGATATTTGCTGTTGCTTTTGAGATGGGAGATCGTGCTCAGCAGGATGCGGCAACGATTGCATTGACAAAGCAGAAATTAGCTTTTACGACGGATTCCTACGTTGTGCAGCCTCTTTTTTTTGCAGGGGGAGATATTGGTACTTTAGCTGTCAATGGAACCGTCAATGATTTAGCGATGGTGGGGGCAAAACCTCTGTATTTGAGTGCAGGCTTCATTCTAGAAGAAGGTTTGCCGATGGAGACATTATGGCGTGTGGTGCAATCAATGCGTCAGGCAGCCGCAATAGCAGGTGTGCAGATCGTCACGGGTGACACGAAAGTAGTTGATCGCGGTAAGGGTGACGGTCTTTTCATAAATACATCGGGAATTGGTGTGATCGCTACGGATTTAGAAATTGCCCCCCATGCGATTCGCGAAGGGGATGTCATTCTCCTGAATGGTGATATTGGTCGTCATGGCATTGCCATTATGGCAGCGCGAGAAGGCTTAGCATTTGAGACTGAGATTCAGAGCGACTGTATGGCTTTAGCGGATATGGTAATGGCTTTGATAGAGGGAGGTGTGGAAATTCATGCAATGCGTGATTTAACCCGTGGCGGATTGGCAACTGCGCTGAATGAATTAGCGAGTACAGCTAACCTGCACATCAACATAGAAGAATCAGAAATTGCTGTGCAAGAGAATGTCCGCGCAGTCTGTGAAATTTTGGGACTTGATCCACTTTATGTCGCCAATGAAGGGAGATTTGTGGCATTTGTCCCTGAGTCAGAAGTTGAGAAAGTGATCGCCATTGCTAGAAATTTTCCTGAAAGAGAAGGACAGATGCGTGTGATTGGCAGAGTTAGCGATCGCAGTAAGCCCCTAGTATCTATGCGTGGGCAGATCGGAGTGAGTCGGATTTTGACTATGCTCAGTGGTGAGCAGTTACCCCGCATTTGCTAA
- the psb28 gene encoding photosystem II reaction center protein Psb28 — protein sequence MNSITPSIEFFAGIPEELSDVRLRRDRSTGENSVKMTFVNIKAVQGTNSFAKASFNDIRLVDSEGTISIEPKTSKLFWQEQGDDSELAKIEIVFDVGSTDHWDRFMRFMERYSEANGWEFTSTPTA from the coding sequence ATGAATTCCATAACTCCATCAATTGAATTTTTTGCGGGTATCCCCGAAGAACTGAGTGATGTGCGGCTAAGGCGCGATCGCTCAACGGGTGAAAACTCGGTCAAGATGACTTTTGTGAATATAAAGGCAGTGCAAGGCACGAATAGTTTTGCTAAGGCTTCATTTAACGATATCAGGCTCGTTGATAGTGAAGGGACTATTTCCATTGAGCCAAAAACTTCTAAGCTCTTTTGGCAGGAACAAGGCGATGATTCCGAATTGGCAAAAATTGAAATTGTGTTTGATGTTGGATCAACCGACCATTGGGATCGCTTCATGCGATTTATGGAACGCTATTCTGAAGCCAATGGTTGGGAATTTACCAGTACTCCTACTGCTTAA
- a CDS encoding class I SAM-dependent methyltransferase: protein MKLLNIGCGFTFHPAWINIDVVPSAPEVQYCDITKNLPYPDNYFDACYSSHVLEHLTKEESQQLLTECHRILKPQGVIRVVVPDLEAIVREYLRILEEISMNTTLPSQEIQDDYDWIMLELYDQTVRNFSGGEMAQFLQKPNLTNKNYIRSRIGAEADKYWQEPQTFWKKLTSTKPSKILAKIKPTIIRYLLLILGKKASNSFNEGWFRNSGEVHRWMYDHFSLQRLLHKAGFSDIHVCLADVSAISNFNSYNLDIMDGEARKPDSLFIEAVKPPEVAI, encoded by the coding sequence ATGAAACTCCTCAACATTGGTTGTGGCTTCACATTTCATCCCGCGTGGATCAATATCGATGTTGTCCCATCCGCCCCAGAAGTGCAATATTGTGACATCACGAAAAATTTACCCTATCCAGATAATTATTTTGATGCTTGCTATAGTTCCCATGTGTTAGAGCATCTGACTAAAGAGGAATCTCAACAACTTCTGACCGAGTGCCACCGCATTCTCAAACCTCAAGGGGTCATTCGCGTAGTAGTTCCTGATTTAGAAGCAATAGTGAGGGAGTACTTACGGATTTTAGAAGAAATTAGCATGAATACCACTCTCCCTTCTCAGGAAATACAGGATGACTATGATTGGATCATGTTGGAGCTTTACGATCAGACAGTTCGTAACTTCAGTGGAGGAGAAATGGCGCAGTTCTTACAAAAGCCAAATCTGACGAATAAGAACTATATTCGATCGCGTATTGGTGCTGAAGCAGATAAGTATTGGCAAGAACCTCAGACTTTTTGGAAAAAGTTAACTTCTACTAAACCATCGAAAATCCTTGCAAAAATTAAGCCCACAATTATTAGATATCTACTTCTCATTTTAGGTAAGAAAGCTAGTAATTCCTTTAACGAAGGTTGGTTTCGCAACTCTGGAGAAGTTCATCGCTGGATGTACGATCACTTTTCTTTGCAGAGACTACTCCATAAAGCTGGATTTAGTGATATTCACGTTTGTCTTGCCGATGTCAGTGCTATTAGTAATTTTAATAGTTACAATCTCGATATAATGGATGGAGAAGCGCGAAAACCTGACTCTTTATTTATAGAAGCTGTCAAACCTCCTGAGGTTGCGATCTAG
- a CDS encoding phosphotransferase enzyme family protein, with protein MHHSELARLIAIAQKFSPQQEIENLQPFGSGNINDTFLVSQQGIDQPFILQRLNTNVFREPELVMQNLRIYGEHVSDHLKNKPLDRQWTVPQILATDQGQDYYQTDHGEFWRSLSFIADSRSFDAMENSEQAQEVGYALGTFHHLTSDLAPEKLADTLEGFHITPRYLGQYEEVLAKSNIARSAEVDYCLQIVSDRQDLAHILEDAKASGKLPLRTMHGDPKVNNILFDRQTNLAVSVIDLDTVKSGLIHYDIGDCLRSGCNPAGEEIEDWESVEFNVELCEAILLGYLSTARSFLTAYDYEYIYDAVRVITFELGLRFFTDHLAGNVYFYVKYPEHNLLRSLVQFRLLESIESQKSVIKKIVKANK; from the coding sequence ATGCATCATTCCGAACTTGCCAGACTAATTGCGATCGCTCAAAAATTCTCCCCACAGCAAGAAATTGAAAATTTACAACCCTTTGGCAGTGGCAATATTAATGATACTTTCTTAGTCTCTCAGCAAGGAATAGATCAGCCCTTTATCCTGCAACGCTTAAACACCAATGTATTTCGTGAACCAGAACTGGTGATGCAGAATCTGCGGATTTATGGAGAGCATGTGAGCGATCACCTCAAAAACAAGCCTCTAGATCGCCAATGGACAGTCCCACAAATATTAGCCACAGATCAAGGGCAAGACTATTATCAAACTGATCATGGTGAATTTTGGCGATCACTTAGTTTTATCGCTGATTCTCGATCTTTTGATGCAATGGAAAATTCTGAGCAGGCGCAGGAAGTCGGTTACGCATTGGGAACATTCCATCATTTGACTAGTGATTTAGCACCAGAGAAATTAGCCGATACCCTAGAGGGGTTTCATATTACGCCGCGATACCTTGGGCAATACGAGGAAGTGCTTGCCAAAAGTAATATAGCTCGATCTGCGGAAGTTGATTATTGTTTGCAAATCGTGAGCGATCGCCAAGACTTAGCCCATATTTTAGAAGATGCAAAGGCTTCAGGGAAGTTACCGTTACGAACGATGCATGGCGATCCAAAGGTAAATAATATTCTCTTTGATCGGCAGACGAACTTGGCAGTGAGTGTCATTGATTTAGATACGGTGAAATCTGGCTTAATCCATTATGATATTGGTGATTGTTTGCGATCAGGATGTAATCCTGCGGGTGAGGAGATTGAGGATTGGGAAAGTGTCGAGTTTAATGTGGAACTTTGCGAAGCGATTTTGCTGGGATATCTCTCAACAGCGCGATCGTTCCTGACAGCATATGATTATGAATATATTTACGATGCTGTTCGTGTAATTACCTTTGAGTTGGGCTTGCGATTCTTCACCGATCATTTAGCAGGAAATGTCTACTTTTATGTCAAATATCCTGAGCATAATTTATTGCGATCGCTAGTACAGTTCCGTTTACTAGAAAGTATCGAATCCCAAAAATCCGTAATTAAAAAAATTGTTAAAGCTAATAAGTAG
- a CDS encoding glycosyltransferase family 2 protein, with protein MTCCYILLPVHNRREITHNFIKGLNSQTYTNYHLILIDDGSTDGTAQMVQSQIENLTIITGLGHWWWAGGLQQGINWLKANSPNAEDVVLMINNDVTIKPDFLERGIKLLRSMPNTLLQAQAYSSDDPDMCLDHGLNVNLHSLTFEQASSTIGINCLCTRGLFMRWQDLQRVGNFYPHILPHYLSDYEFTIRAYRKGLILRTHPDLQLWLNEKTTGFHPQKGDFPIAAIWKRYFSRRSSANKIDWTMFVLLTSPKRSLLANLGRVWLRGFINLFAQKSL; from the coding sequence ATGACCTGTTGCTACATTCTCTTACCCGTTCACAATCGGCGCGAAATCACTCATAACTTTATCAAAGGCTTGAATTCACAAACATATACCAACTACCATTTAATCTTAATTGACGATGGCTCAACCGATGGAACTGCTCAAATGGTACAGAGTCAAATAGAAAATTTGACCATAATCACTGGATTAGGGCATTGGTGGTGGGCTGGGGGCTTACAACAGGGGATAAACTGGCTCAAGGCAAATTCTCCTAATGCTGAAGATGTAGTATTGATGATCAATAATGACGTAACCATCAAACCAGATTTCTTAGAAAGAGGAATTAAGCTCTTACGGTCGATGCCGAATACCTTATTACAAGCGCAAGCCTATAGTAGTGATGATCCTGATATGTGCCTTGATCACGGATTGAACGTTAATCTCCATTCTTTGACCTTTGAGCAAGCTAGTTCAACAATAGGGATTAATTGTTTATGCACTAGGGGATTGTTCATGCGCTGGCAAGATTTGCAAAGAGTGGGGAACTTCTATCCACATATATTGCCCCATTATCTATCGGATTATGAATTTACGATCCGCGCCTACCGCAAAGGCTTAATCCTCAGAACTCATCCTGATCTCCAGCTTTGGTTAAATGAGAAAACAACGGGCTTTCATCCGCAAAAGGGAGATTTCCCGATCGCTGCAATCTGGAAAAGATATTTCTCGCGCCGATCTTCTGCGAATAAGATTGATTGGACGATGTTTGTGTTACTCACTAGTCCTAAACGTAGTTTGCTAGCCAATCTCGGGCGCGTCTGGCTCAGAGGTTTCATCAATTTATTTGCTCAAAAATCCCTATGA
- a CDS encoding phosphoribosyltransferase: MQVLSLFEDRQDAGCQLAELIVKAKPRHPIVYGIPRGGILVAAPIAKQLGCPLDVAIAKKIVLPINPETALGAITADGYMLDMGRQYCSPSEWAHAVHYARTKAEALLQSFQPFRTQLEIADTTAILVDDGIATGATIAVIAAAMKTLPYKEIWLAAPVAPLRMPKAISSRIDNIFLLERPEVFVSVSYFYKHFPEVTTEEALACFQMINH, translated from the coding sequence ATGCAAGTACTGAGTTTATTTGAAGATCGTCAGGATGCTGGCTGTCAATTAGCGGAATTAATCGTCAAAGCTAAGCCTAGGCATCCTATTGTGTATGGAATTCCACGTGGCGGTATATTAGTCGCTGCGCCGATCGCCAAGCAGCTTGGCTGCCCACTGGATGTGGCGATCGCCAAGAAAATAGTGCTGCCGATTAATCCTGAAACGGCTCTAGGTGCAATCACGGCTGACGGCTATATGCTAGATATGGGCAGGCAATATTGCTCTCCTAGTGAATGGGCTCATGCAGTTCACTATGCAAGAACCAAAGCTGAGGCGCTACTGCAATCATTTCAACCCTTCCGAACGCAGTTAGAAATTGCAGACACAACGGCGATCCTTGTTGATGATGGCATTGCCACAGGAGCAACGATCGCTGTAATTGCGGCGGCAATGAAAACCCTACCCTACAAAGAAATTTGGCTAGCGGCTCCTGTTGCACCCCTCCGAATGCCCAAGGCGATCTCCTCACGTATCGACAATATATTTCTACTAGAACGCCCTGAGGTGTTTGTTAGCGTCAGTTACTTCTACAAACATTTTCCTGAAGTGACGACGGAAGAAGCTTTAGCATGTTTTCAAATGATAAATCACTAA
- a CDS encoding DUF4327 family protein produces MITADTRHMSYSIDAIKHDACNLVEEGCISRLQPIYKLCQFYSDRDWVCIECELERNEFLLRDHIIDLLDGKKIHED; encoded by the coding sequence ATGATTACCGCAGACACCAGACATATGTCTTATTCTATTGATGCTATCAAGCATGATGCTTGTAATCTAGTTGAGGAAGGTTGCATCAGTCGGTTACAACCCATTTATAAACTCTGTCAATTTTATAGTGATCGCGATTGGGTATGTATCGAATGTGAATTAGAGCGTAATGAATTTTTGCTACGCGATCACATTATTGATTTACTAGATGGCAAAAAAATTCACGAAGATTAG
- a CDS encoding oxidoreductase: MEKIKLATVWLAGCSGCHMSFLDLDEWLFELVKYADVVHSPIADIKEYPENVDVCLVEGAIANEENLELIHKIRKQTKFLISFGDCAVTANVPAMRNMMGSDNADTVLRRSYLELGDITPQLPKAPGIVPELLEKVMPVHEVVKVDMYIPGCPPSADRIKAAIAPLLEGKMPLMEGRAMIKFG; the protein is encoded by the coding sequence ATAGAAAAGATTAAATTAGCAACAGTATGGCTAGCAGGATGCTCGGGCTGTCATATGTCCTTTTTAGATTTAGACGAATGGCTATTTGAACTGGTGAAATATGCCGATGTCGTGCATAGCCCGATCGCTGATATTAAGGAATATCCCGAGAATGTGGATGTTTGCCTAGTTGAAGGGGCGATCGCTAATGAGGAAAATCTGGAATTAATTCATAAAATTCGCAAACAAACTAAGTTTCTGATTTCCTTTGGTGACTGTGCAGTTACGGCAAATGTCCCTGCGATGCGAAACATGATGGGAAGCGATAATGCGGATACGGTGTTGCGTCGTAGTTATTTAGAGCTGGGTGATATTACACCACAACTTCCTAAAGCTCCTGGGATCGTTCCTGAGCTGTTAGAAAAAGTGATGCCCGTTCACGAAGTGGTGAAAGTGGATATGTATATCCCCGGTTGTCCTCCATCGGCGGATCGGATCAAAGCAGCGATCGCGCCTTTGCTAGAGGGAAAAATGCCACTGATGGAAGGGCGTGCAATGATTAAGTTTGGATAA
- a CDS encoding NuoF family protein produces MDIEGLLQIAKEERDHQKSIRIRCCTSGGCQASGSLEVRDRLAAAIHADGLEETAEVVSVGCMGFCGRGPLVAVDPSSILYERVEPEQAASIVSGLKGGNVTANLGDPEHPFFTQQLRIVLEHIGKIDPTRIESYIAVGGYRQLYRTLHEMSPQQVIDEVTYSGLRGRGGAGYPTGLKWATVAKMQDRRRNQTQNQPQQKYVICNADEGDPGAFMDRSILESDPHRVLEGMAIAAYAVGATHGYVYVRAEYPPAIEHIRLAIQQAKQHGILGSQIFESTFDFKIDVRVGAGAYVCGEETALIASIEGGRGIPHPRPPYPAESGLWGCPTLINNVETFANIVPIIRNRGAWYASIGTEKSKGTKVFSLAGNIANTGLVEVPMGIPLRQIVEEMGGGAANGGKVKAVQTGGPSGGCIPASAFDTPVDYEAMQALGSIIGSGGMVVMDENTNMVDMARFFIQFCMDESCGKCIPCRAGTVQLHQLLTKFIEHKATEADLTNLEELCGMVKSMSLCGLGQSAPNPIVSTLRHFRDDYLKLLAVSD; encoded by the coding sequence ATGGATATTGAAGGACTATTACAAATTGCGAAGGAAGAGCGCGATCACCAAAAGAGTATTCGCATTCGCTGTTGCACTTCGGGCGGATGTCAAGCATCAGGCTCTCTGGAGGTGCGTGATCGCCTTGCTGCGGCTATTCATGCCGATGGACTGGAAGAGACTGCGGAAGTAGTCAGTGTTGGCTGTATGGGCTTTTGTGGTCGAGGACCTTTAGTCGCAGTCGATCCTTCTAGCATCCTCTATGAGAGGGTAGAACCTGAACAAGCGGCATCGATTGTAAGTGGACTCAAAGGAGGTAATGTGACGGCAAACCTTGGCGATCCCGAACATCCTTTTTTTACACAACAATTGCGGATTGTATTGGAGCATATTGGCAAAATTGATCCTACGCGCATTGAGTCCTATATTGCCGTCGGCGGTTATCGTCAGCTTTATCGCACTCTCCATGAAATGTCACCACAGCAAGTGATTGACGAAGTTACCTACAGTGGTTTACGGGGCAGAGGCGGCGCGGGCTATCCTACAGGTTTGAAATGGGCGACGGTTGCCAAAATGCAGGATCGGCGACGCAATCAAACCCAAAATCAACCTCAACAGAAATATGTGATTTGCAATGCGGATGAGGGCGATCCCGGGGCATTTATGGATCGCAGCATTCTCGAAAGCGATCCACATCGAGTATTAGAGGGCATGGCGATCGCTGCCTATGCGGTCGGCGCAACTCATGGCTATGTCTATGTGCGTGCCGAGTACCCACCTGCGATCGAGCATATTCGCCTTGCCATTCAACAAGCTAAACAGCATGGCATTCTTGGCAGTCAAATCTTCGAGTCCACCTTTGACTTTAAGATTGATGTGCGCGTTGGCGCAGGAGCCTATGTTTGCGGAGAAGAAACGGCTTTAATTGCCTCCATCGAAGGTGGTCGCGGGATTCCCCATCCTCGTCCTCCCTATCCTGCTGAATCAGGACTCTGGGGATGTCCCACCCTCATCAACAATGTGGAAACCTTCGCCAATATCGTCCCGATTATTCGCAACCGAGGTGCATGGTATGCCAGCATTGGCACGGAAAAGAGTAAAGGCACAAAGGTATTTTCACTAGCTGGGAATATCGCCAACACAGGCTTAGTGGAAGTACCTATGGGTATTCCACTACGGCAAATCGTGGAAGAGATGGGCGGAGGCGCGGCAAATGGTGGCAAGGTTAAGGCTGTGCAAACAGGAGGTCCCTCTGGTGGTTGTATTCCTGCATCTGCGTTTGATACACCCGTTGATTATGAAGCGATGCAAGCCCTTGGTTCCATTATTGGCTCAGGGGGCATGGTAGTAATGGATGAAAATACGAACATGGTCGATATGGCAAGATTTTTCATCCAGTTCTGTATGGACGAATCCTGCGGTAAATGTATTCCCTGCCGAGCGGGTACGGTGCAACTGCATCAGTTACTCACAAAGTTTATCGAGCATAAAGCAACAGAAGCCGATCTCACCAATCTCGAAGAACTCTGTGGCATGGTCAAATCTATGAGTCTCTGCGGATTAGGGCAATCTGCTCCTAATCCGATTGTGAGTACATTAAGACATTTTCGTGATGATTATTTGAAGCTGTTAGCTGTTAGTGATTAG
- a CDS encoding Ni/Fe hydrogenase subunit alpha, giving the protein MAKTVVIDPVTRIEGHAKISIFLDDLGEVSDAHFHVVEYRGFEKFCEGRPMWEMAGITSRICGICPVSHLLASAKTGDKLLAVKIPAAGEKLRRMMNLAQITQSHALSFFHLSSPDFLLGWDSNPATRNVFGLMAANPDLARGGIRLRQFGQQIIEILGAKKIHTAWAVAGGVRSPLSEEGRAWIRDRLPESLATIENALGLFKNLLTELQTEVDVFGKFPSLFMSLVGKKGEWEHYGGHIRFVDSRGQIVADHLSEDDYQEYIGEAVEPWSYLKFPYYKPLGYPDGIYRVGPLARLNVCEYIDTPRANQELQEFRDRAGERVATSSFFYHYARLIEILAAVEKIAELVEDPDVMSSHTRAQAGINTLEGIGVSEAPRGTLFHHYNVDENGVIKKVNLIIATGHNNLAMNKTVAQIAKHYIHDGDVSEGFLNRVEAGIRNFDPCLSCSTHAYGQMPIYVQLISSDGRILKEISK; this is encoded by the coding sequence ATGGCAAAAACAGTAGTAATCGATCCCGTCACTCGCATTGAAGGTCATGCCAAAATCTCGATCTTTCTGGATGATCTTGGCGAAGTTTCCGATGCCCATTTTCATGTGGTGGAATATCGCGGTTTTGAGAAGTTTTGCGAAGGTCGCCCCATGTGGGAAATGGCGGGCATCACCTCACGCATTTGTGGTATTTGCCCCGTTAGTCATTTATTAGCATCCGCGAAAACAGGCGATAAATTATTAGCAGTGAAGATCCCTGCTGCGGGTGAGAAACTGCGACGGATGATGAATTTGGCGCAAATCACCCAATCCCATGCCCTGTCTTTTTTCCACCTCAGTTCTCCTGATTTTCTGCTCGGTTGGGATAGTAATCCTGCGACGAGAAATGTATTTGGCTTAATGGCTGCAAACCCCGATCTGGCGAGGGGTGGTATCCGCTTACGGCAATTTGGTCAGCAAATTATCGAAATTCTCGGCGCGAAAAAAATTCATACGGCATGGGCAGTGGCGGGTGGCGTGCGATCGCCCCTTAGTGAAGAAGGTCGGGCATGGATTCGCGATCGCCTACCCGAATCCTTAGCCACCATTGAGAACGCTTTAGGATTATTTAAGAATCTCTTAACCGAACTGCAAACGGAAGTTGATGTGTTTGGTAAATTTCCATCGCTTTTTATGAGCTTAGTCGGTAAAAAAGGCGAATGGGAACATTATGGTGGACATATTCGCTTTGTCGATAGTCGAGGGCAGATTGTCGCCGATCATCTCAGTGAAGACGACTATCAGGAATATATCGGTGAAGCCGTTGAGCCTTGGTCATATCTCAAATTTCCCTATTACAAACCCCTTGGATATCCCGATGGGATTTATCGCGTTGGTCCCCTTGCACGATTGAATGTTTGTGAATATATCGACACACCTAGAGCGAATCAGGAGCTACAGGAATTTCGCGATCGCGCAGGGGAAAGGGTGGCGACCTCTTCATTTTTCTATCACTATGCAAGGTTAATTGAGATTCTTGCCGCCGTCGAAAAGATAGCTGAACTAGTGGAAGATCCTGATGTGATGTCATCCCATACTCGCGCCCAAGCAGGAATCAATACTCTCGAAGGTATTGGCGTAAGCGAAGCTCCTCGAGGTACATTGTTTCACCACTACAATGTCGATGAAAATGGAGTGATTAAGAAAGTCAACTTGATTATTGCCACAGGGCATAACAATCTAGCGATGAATAAAACTGTTGCTCAAATTGCCAAGCATTATATTCACGATGGCGATGTATCGGAAGGTTTCCTCAATCGGGTAGAAGCAGGGATTCGCAATTTCGATCCCTGCCTGAGTTGCTCTACCCATGCCTATGGGCAAATGCCGATATATGTGCAGTTAATTAGTTCTGATGGTAGAATTCTCAAAGAAATAAGTAAATAA
- the hoxU gene encoding bidirectional hydrogenase complex protein HoxU, whose product MSVVTLKINDIEVAAEQGKSILATAKEAGIAIPTLCHLEGVSDVGACRLCMVEVKGSNKLLAACVTQVAEGMEVHTHTDQLKNYRKMAVEMLFAEGNHVCAVCVANGNCELQNMAIATGMEHSRFPYQFPQRDVDLSHDLFGIDRNRCIFCTRCVRVCDEIEGAHVWDVANRGAQSRLITGLDQPWGEVDACTSCGKCVDACPTGAIFDKGSAVGEMERDRTKLEFIVTAREQKQWTR is encoded by the coding sequence ATGTCAGTTGTCACCTTAAAAATTAATGATATCGAAGTTGCCGCCGAGCAAGGTAAGAGCATTCTAGCTACGGCAAAAGAAGCAGGTATCGCTATTCCGACCCTTTGCCATTTAGAGGGCGTGAGTGATGTTGGAGCCTGTCGTCTTTGTATGGTGGAAGTTAAAGGTAGTAATAAATTATTAGCTGCCTGTGTCACCCAAGTTGCCGAAGGTATGGAGGTGCATACCCATACTGATCAGCTAAAAAACTATCGCAAAATGGCTGTAGAAATGCTGTTTGCCGAAGGGAATCATGTCTGTGCGGTCTGTGTAGCTAATGGCAATTGTGAACTGCAAAATATGGCGATCGCTACAGGCATGGAACATTCTCGATTTCCCTATCAGTTCCCACAACGCGATGTGGATTTATCCCATGATTTATTTGGCATTGATCGCAACCGTTGTATTTTCTGTACGCGCTGTGTGCGGGTATGTGATGAAATTGAAGGGGCGCACGTCTGGGATGTGGCAAATCGTGGCGCACAATCGCGCTTAATTACAGGACTCGATCAGCCTTGGGGTGAAGTCGATGCTTGCACCTCCTGCGGTAAATGCGTGGATGCTTGCCCCACAGGAGCTATTTTTGATAAAGGCTCGGCAGTGGGTGAAATGGAACGCGATCGCACCAAACTCGAATTCATCGTTACCGCGAGGGAGCAGAAACAATGGACAAGATAG